In one Brachyhypopomus gauderio isolate BG-103 unplaced genomic scaffold, BGAUD_0.2 sc81, whole genome shotgun sequence genomic region, the following are encoded:
- the g6fl gene encoding g6f-like isoform X3, giving the protein MWTYSLFFALVCICEFLILLSTADRGSDWADVVIGQEGTAVTLPCSRPPPAQWDSWMMMSDGESHWTVLLSANASGGAEERPSRKLTQLGGRMFEIGQDASLRFIVTATGGGRYSCSTRVDGRKSEARIILLALVKLTITPFPTINMDSNVRLEARVSPPYVVGGGAWYSPMGVRLLANTSSVGTVLTKLPRVTADDSGLYTCSIRVRGRSQQRIYNYTLAVAVDVRHVAALPSIKYGPMHSVAVLSESPVSLPCPPVLGDYTRLYWWRPDASQNVQPELVYFLDHWRNRKKQTQPHLQLQRSAFPGHAGNTSFILKPAALADAGRYQCEVFLDDEAFGQVTTLTVLRGYSSLSSSSLNLRCDYAERSQVASVGWSHKQRPGLHLMQKAIIGRVTVTVALPVTPDTAGQYICTLHLKSGRVISYLHSLTLPSTERPCCASGNVSGDSAGSLLTPAEGNSVSEPSVLLPSLSLLLFLLPVSAVAVGLLLWRRGRCTLSRNAEHTLSHYSGEVENIYENPEDLRQQSTPQATVYMALKPTDQMDVYRELDRYDKCCD; this is encoded by the exons ATGTGGACTTATTCTCTTTTTTTTGCACTAGTTTGCATTTGTGAGTTTCTCATCCTTCTGTCGACAGCAGACCGAG GCAGTGACTGGGCGGATGTGGTGATAGGGCAGGAGGGAACAGCCGTTACCCTGCCCTGCTCCCGGCCTCCACCCGCCCAATGGGATTCATGGATGATGATGTCAGACGGGGAGAGTCACTGGACCGTGCTGCTGTCGGCCAACGCTAGCGGGGGGGCAGAGGAAAGGCCCTCACGGAAGCTCACCCAGCTGGGCGGTAGGATGTTCGAGATAGGGCAGGACGCATCACTGCGGTTCATCGTCACGGCTACAGGCGGGGGACGATATTCGTGTTCAACGCGCGTCGACGGCAGGAAGTCAGAAGCGAGGATCATTCTTCTGGCTCTTGTGAAAT tgactATAACTCCATTTCCCACCATAAACATGGACAGCAACGTGCGTCTGGAAGCCAGAGTCTCTCCCCCCTACGTCGTCGGAGGGGGGGCGTGGTATTCACCGATGGGTGTCCGTTTGCTCGCCAACACATCCTCCGTGGGCACCGTGCTGACCAAGCTGCCCCGTGTCACCGCCGACGACAGCGGCCTCTACACATGCAGCATCCGGGTTCGTGGGCGGAGTCAACAACGTATCTACAACTACACTCTGGCCGTCGCCGTGGACG TGAGGCACGTGGCAGCATTACCAAGTATTAAATATG gtcCCATGCACAGCGTGGCGGTTCTCTCCGAGTCTCCCGTCTCCCTCCCATGTCCCCCTGTCCTCGGTGACTACACGCGGCTCTACTGGTGGCGTCCAGACGCCTCACAGAACGTTCAGCCAGAGCTGGTCTACTTCTTGGACCACTGGAGGAACCGCAAGAAGCAGACCCAGCCCCACCTCCAGCTGCAGCGCTCTGCCTTCCCAGGGCACGCTGGGAACACCTCCTTCATCCTGAAGCCGGCAGCGCTCGCAGACGCAGGCCGCTATCAGTGCGAGGTCTTCCTGGACGACGAGGCGTTCGGGCAGGTCACCACTCTGACCGTTTTACGTG gctacagcagtctctcctcttcctctttgaaTCTGCGCTGTGATTACGCCGAGCGCTCTCAGGTGGCATCGGTGGGCTGGTCACACAAGCAGAGACCCGGCCTCCACCTGATGCAAAAAGCCATCATCGGCCGGGTGACCGTCACAGTGGCCCTCCCCGTCACCCCCGACACTGCCGGCCAGTACATTTGCACGTTGCACCTGAAAAGCGGTCGGGTCATCTCGTACCTGCACTCACTCACGCTGCCATCTACAG AGCGACCTTGCTGTGCGTCTGGCAACGTGAGCGGCGACTCTGCAGGCTCTTTGCTGACACCTGCCG AGGGCAACAGCGTGTCGGAGCCGTCCGTTCTTCTCCCCTCGCTCTCTCTTCTGCTCTTTCTGCTGCCCGTCTCTGCTGTGGCCGTGGGATTGTTGCTATGGAGACGGGGACGTTGCACCCTCAGTCGGA ATGCTGAACACACTCTGTCTCATTACTCTGGTGAAGTGGAGAACATTTATGAAAATCCTGAGGATCTGAGACAG CAGTCAACTCCACAAGCCACAGTGTATATG GCCCTGAAGCCCACAGACCAGATGGATGTGTACAGGGAATTAGACAG ATATGACAAGTGCTGTGATTAA
- the g6fl gene encoding g6f-like isoform X2, whose protein sequence is MWTYSLFFALVCICEFLILLSTADRGPLTGSDWADVVIGQEGTAVTLPCSRPPPAQWDSWMMMSDGESHWTVLLSANASGGAEERPSRKLTQLGGRMFEIGQDASLRFIVTATGGGRYSCSTRVDGRKSEARIILLALVKLTITPFPTINMDSNVRLEARVSPPYVVGGGAWYSPMGVRLLANTSSVGTVLTKLPRVTADDSGLYTCSIRVRGRSQQRIYNYTLAVAVDVRHVAALPSIKYGPMHSVAVLSESPVSLPCPPVLGDYTRLYWWRPDASQNVQPELVYFLDHWRNRKKQTQPHLQLQRSAFPGHAGNTSFILKPAALADAGRYQCEVFLDDEAFGQVTTLTVLRGYSSLSSSSLNLRCDYAERSQVASVGWSHKQRPGLHLMQKAIIGRVTVTVALPVTPDTAGQYICTLHLKSGRVISYLHSLTLPSTERPCCASGNVSGDSAGSLLTPAEGNSVSEPSVLLPSLSLLLFLLPVSAVAVGLLLWRRGRCTLSRNAEHTLSHYSGEVENIYENPEDLRQSTPQATVYMALKPTDQMDVYRELDRYDKCCD, encoded by the exons ATGTGGACTTATTCTCTTTTTTTTGCACTAGTTTGCATTTGTGAGTTTCTCATCCTTCTGTCGACAGCAGACCGAG GTCCTCTCACAGGCAGTGACTGGGCGGATGTGGTGATAGGGCAGGAGGGAACAGCCGTTACCCTGCCCTGCTCCCGGCCTCCACCCGCCCAATGGGATTCATGGATGATGATGTCAGACGGGGAGAGTCACTGGACCGTGCTGCTGTCGGCCAACGCTAGCGGGGGGGCAGAGGAAAGGCCCTCACGGAAGCTCACCCAGCTGGGCGGTAGGATGTTCGAGATAGGGCAGGACGCATCACTGCGGTTCATCGTCACGGCTACAGGCGGGGGACGATATTCGTGTTCAACGCGCGTCGACGGCAGGAAGTCAGAAGCGAGGATCATTCTTCTGGCTCTTGTGAAAT tgactATAACTCCATTTCCCACCATAAACATGGACAGCAACGTGCGTCTGGAAGCCAGAGTCTCTCCCCCCTACGTCGTCGGAGGGGGGGCGTGGTATTCACCGATGGGTGTCCGTTTGCTCGCCAACACATCCTCCGTGGGCACCGTGCTGACCAAGCTGCCCCGTGTCACCGCCGACGACAGCGGCCTCTACACATGCAGCATCCGGGTTCGTGGGCGGAGTCAACAACGTATCTACAACTACACTCTGGCCGTCGCCGTGGACG TGAGGCACGTGGCAGCATTACCAAGTATTAAATATG gtcCCATGCACAGCGTGGCGGTTCTCTCCGAGTCTCCCGTCTCCCTCCCATGTCCCCCTGTCCTCGGTGACTACACGCGGCTCTACTGGTGGCGTCCAGACGCCTCACAGAACGTTCAGCCAGAGCTGGTCTACTTCTTGGACCACTGGAGGAACCGCAAGAAGCAGACCCAGCCCCACCTCCAGCTGCAGCGCTCTGCCTTCCCAGGGCACGCTGGGAACACCTCCTTCATCCTGAAGCCGGCAGCGCTCGCAGACGCAGGCCGCTATCAGTGCGAGGTCTTCCTGGACGACGAGGCGTTCGGGCAGGTCACCACTCTGACCGTTTTACGTG gctacagcagtctctcctcttcctctttgaaTCTGCGCTGTGATTACGCCGAGCGCTCTCAGGTGGCATCGGTGGGCTGGTCACACAAGCAGAGACCCGGCCTCCACCTGATGCAAAAAGCCATCATCGGCCGGGTGACCGTCACAGTGGCCCTCCCCGTCACCCCCGACACTGCCGGCCAGTACATTTGCACGTTGCACCTGAAAAGCGGTCGGGTCATCTCGTACCTGCACTCACTCACGCTGCCATCTACAG AGCGACCTTGCTGTGCGTCTGGCAACGTGAGCGGCGACTCTGCAGGCTCTTTGCTGACACCTGCCG AGGGCAACAGCGTGTCGGAGCCGTCCGTTCTTCTCCCCTCGCTCTCTCTTCTGCTCTTTCTGCTGCCCGTCTCTGCTGTGGCCGTGGGATTGTTGCTATGGAGACGGGGACGTTGCACCCTCAGTCGGA ATGCTGAACACACTCTGTCTCATTACTCTGGTGAAGTGGAGAACATTTATGAAAATCCTGAGGATCTGAGACAG TCAACTCCACAAGCCACAGTGTATATG GCCCTGAAGCCCACAGACCAGATGGATGTGTACAGGGAATTAGACAG ATATGACAAGTGCTGTGATTAA
- the g6fl gene encoding g6f-like isoform X4, with amino-acid sequence MWTYSLFFALVCICEFLILLSTADRGPLTGSDWADVVIGQEGTAVTLPCSRPPPAQWDSWMMMSDGESHWTVLLSANASGGAEERPSRKLTQLGGRMFEIGQDASLRFIVTATGGGRYSCSTRVDGRKSEARIILLALVKLTITPFPTINMDSNVRLEARVSPPYVVGGGAWYSPMGVRLLANTSSVGTVLTKLPRVTADDSGLYTCSIRVRGRSQQRIYNYTLAVAVDVRHVAALPSIKYGPMHSVAVLSESPVSLPCPPVLGDYTRLYWWRPDASQNVQPELVYFLDHWRNRKKQTQPHLQLQRSAFPGHAGNTSFILKPAALADAGRYQCEVFLDDEAFGQVTTLTVLRGYSSLSSSSLNLRCDYAERSQVASVGWSHKQRPGLHLMQKAIIGRVTVTVALPVTPDTAGQYICTLHLKSGRVISYLHSLTLPSTDDIACKPVSGFIAASGMLWANLNASRVTTLRNVTDTTPPPPQRNISVPSLLFKLFLVCLVYVLFRKIN; translated from the exons ATGTGGACTTATTCTCTTTTTTTTGCACTAGTTTGCATTTGTGAGTTTCTCATCCTTCTGTCGACAGCAGACCGAG GTCCTCTCACAGGCAGTGACTGGGCGGATGTGGTGATAGGGCAGGAGGGAACAGCCGTTACCCTGCCCTGCTCCCGGCCTCCACCCGCCCAATGGGATTCATGGATGATGATGTCAGACGGGGAGAGTCACTGGACCGTGCTGCTGTCGGCCAACGCTAGCGGGGGGGCAGAGGAAAGGCCCTCACGGAAGCTCACCCAGCTGGGCGGTAGGATGTTCGAGATAGGGCAGGACGCATCACTGCGGTTCATCGTCACGGCTACAGGCGGGGGACGATATTCGTGTTCAACGCGCGTCGACGGCAGGAAGTCAGAAGCGAGGATCATTCTTCTGGCTCTTGTGAAAT tgactATAACTCCATTTCCCACCATAAACATGGACAGCAACGTGCGTCTGGAAGCCAGAGTCTCTCCCCCCTACGTCGTCGGAGGGGGGGCGTGGTATTCACCGATGGGTGTCCGTTTGCTCGCCAACACATCCTCCGTGGGCACCGTGCTGACCAAGCTGCCCCGTGTCACCGCCGACGACAGCGGCCTCTACACATGCAGCATCCGGGTTCGTGGGCGGAGTCAACAACGTATCTACAACTACACTCTGGCCGTCGCCGTGGACG TGAGGCACGTGGCAGCATTACCAAGTATTAAATATG gtcCCATGCACAGCGTGGCGGTTCTCTCCGAGTCTCCCGTCTCCCTCCCATGTCCCCCTGTCCTCGGTGACTACACGCGGCTCTACTGGTGGCGTCCAGACGCCTCACAGAACGTTCAGCCAGAGCTGGTCTACTTCTTGGACCACTGGAGGAACCGCAAGAAGCAGACCCAGCCCCACCTCCAGCTGCAGCGCTCTGCCTTCCCAGGGCACGCTGGGAACACCTCCTTCATCCTGAAGCCGGCAGCGCTCGCAGACGCAGGCCGCTATCAGTGCGAGGTCTTCCTGGACGACGAGGCGTTCGGGCAGGTCACCACTCTGACCGTTTTACGTG gctacagcagtctctcctcttcctctttgaaTCTGCGCTGTGATTACGCCGAGCGCTCTCAGGTGGCATCGGTGGGCTGGTCACACAAGCAGAGACCCGGCCTCCACCTGATGCAAAAAGCCATCATCGGCCGGGTGACCGTCACAGTGGCCCTCCCCGTCACCCCCGACACTGCCGGCCAGTACATTTGCACGTTGCACCTGAAAAGCGGTCGGGTCATCTCGTACCTGCACTCACTCACGCTGCCATCTACAG ACGACATCGCATGCAAACCGGTATCTGGGTTTATCGCCGCATCAGGGATGCTGTGGGCAAATTTGAATGCCTCGCGCGTTACAACATTACGTAATGTCAcagacaccacccccccccccccccaacggaaTATCTCGGTACCGTCTCTGCTTTTCAAgctttttcttgtttgtttggtttatgTTCTTTTTAGAAAGATCAACTAA
- the g6fl gene encoding g6f-like isoform X1, which translates to MWTYSLFFALVCICEFLILLSTADRGPLTGSDWADVVIGQEGTAVTLPCSRPPPAQWDSWMMMSDGESHWTVLLSANASGGAEERPSRKLTQLGGRMFEIGQDASLRFIVTATGGGRYSCSTRVDGRKSEARIILLALVKLTITPFPTINMDSNVRLEARVSPPYVVGGGAWYSPMGVRLLANTSSVGTVLTKLPRVTADDSGLYTCSIRVRGRSQQRIYNYTLAVAVDVRHVAALPSIKYGPMHSVAVLSESPVSLPCPPVLGDYTRLYWWRPDASQNVQPELVYFLDHWRNRKKQTQPHLQLQRSAFPGHAGNTSFILKPAALADAGRYQCEVFLDDEAFGQVTTLTVLRGYSSLSSSSLNLRCDYAERSQVASVGWSHKQRPGLHLMQKAIIGRVTVTVALPVTPDTAGQYICTLHLKSGRVISYLHSLTLPSTERPCCASGNVSGDSAGSLLTPAEGNSVSEPSVLLPSLSLLLFLLPVSAVAVGLLLWRRGRCTLSRNAEHTLSHYSGEVENIYENPEDLRQQSTPQATVYMALKPTDQMDVYRELDRYDKCCD; encoded by the exons ATGTGGACTTATTCTCTTTTTTTTGCACTAGTTTGCATTTGTGAGTTTCTCATCCTTCTGTCGACAGCAGACCGAG GTCCTCTCACAGGCAGTGACTGGGCGGATGTGGTGATAGGGCAGGAGGGAACAGCCGTTACCCTGCCCTGCTCCCGGCCTCCACCCGCCCAATGGGATTCATGGATGATGATGTCAGACGGGGAGAGTCACTGGACCGTGCTGCTGTCGGCCAACGCTAGCGGGGGGGCAGAGGAAAGGCCCTCACGGAAGCTCACCCAGCTGGGCGGTAGGATGTTCGAGATAGGGCAGGACGCATCACTGCGGTTCATCGTCACGGCTACAGGCGGGGGACGATATTCGTGTTCAACGCGCGTCGACGGCAGGAAGTCAGAAGCGAGGATCATTCTTCTGGCTCTTGTGAAAT tgactATAACTCCATTTCCCACCATAAACATGGACAGCAACGTGCGTCTGGAAGCCAGAGTCTCTCCCCCCTACGTCGTCGGAGGGGGGGCGTGGTATTCACCGATGGGTGTCCGTTTGCTCGCCAACACATCCTCCGTGGGCACCGTGCTGACCAAGCTGCCCCGTGTCACCGCCGACGACAGCGGCCTCTACACATGCAGCATCCGGGTTCGTGGGCGGAGTCAACAACGTATCTACAACTACACTCTGGCCGTCGCCGTGGACG TGAGGCACGTGGCAGCATTACCAAGTATTAAATATG gtcCCATGCACAGCGTGGCGGTTCTCTCCGAGTCTCCCGTCTCCCTCCCATGTCCCCCTGTCCTCGGTGACTACACGCGGCTCTACTGGTGGCGTCCAGACGCCTCACAGAACGTTCAGCCAGAGCTGGTCTACTTCTTGGACCACTGGAGGAACCGCAAGAAGCAGACCCAGCCCCACCTCCAGCTGCAGCGCTCTGCCTTCCCAGGGCACGCTGGGAACACCTCCTTCATCCTGAAGCCGGCAGCGCTCGCAGACGCAGGCCGCTATCAGTGCGAGGTCTTCCTGGACGACGAGGCGTTCGGGCAGGTCACCACTCTGACCGTTTTACGTG gctacagcagtctctcctcttcctctttgaaTCTGCGCTGTGATTACGCCGAGCGCTCTCAGGTGGCATCGGTGGGCTGGTCACACAAGCAGAGACCCGGCCTCCACCTGATGCAAAAAGCCATCATCGGCCGGGTGACCGTCACAGTGGCCCTCCCCGTCACCCCCGACACTGCCGGCCAGTACATTTGCACGTTGCACCTGAAAAGCGGTCGGGTCATCTCGTACCTGCACTCACTCACGCTGCCATCTACAG AGCGACCTTGCTGTGCGTCTGGCAACGTGAGCGGCGACTCTGCAGGCTCTTTGCTGACACCTGCCG AGGGCAACAGCGTGTCGGAGCCGTCCGTTCTTCTCCCCTCGCTCTCTCTTCTGCTCTTTCTGCTGCCCGTCTCTGCTGTGGCCGTGGGATTGTTGCTATGGAGACGGGGACGTTGCACCCTCAGTCGGA ATGCTGAACACACTCTGTCTCATTACTCTGGTGAAGTGGAGAACATTTATGAAAATCCTGAGGATCTGAGACAG CAGTCAACTCCACAAGCCACAGTGTATATG GCCCTGAAGCCCACAGACCAGATGGATGTGTACAGGGAATTAGACAG ATATGACAAGTGCTGTGATTAA
- the g6fl gene encoding g6f-like isoform X5, whose translation MMMSDGESHWTVLLSANASGGAEERPSRKLTQLGGRMFEIGQDASLRFIVTATGGGRYSCSTRVDGRKSEARIILLALVKLTITPFPTINMDSNVRLEARVSPPYVVGGGAWYSPMGVRLLANTSSVGTVLTKLPRVTADDSGLYTCSIRVRGRSQQRIYNYTLAVAVDVRHVAALPSIKYGPMHSVAVLSESPVSLPCPPVLGDYTRLYWWRPDASQNVQPELVYFLDHWRNRKKQTQPHLQLQRSAFPGHAGNTSFILKPAALADAGRYQCEVFLDDEAFGQVTTLTVLRGYSSLSSSSLNLRCDYAERSQVASVGWSHKQRPGLHLMQKAIIGRVTVTVALPVTPDTAGQYICTLHLKSGRVISYLHSLTLPSTERPCCASGNVSGDSAGSLLTPAEGNSVSEPSVLLPSLSLLLFLLPVSAVAVGLLLWRRGRCTLSRNAEHTLSHYSGEVENIYENPEDLRQQSTPQATVYMALKPTDQMDVYRELDRYDKCCD comes from the exons ATGATGATGTCAGACGGGGAGAGTCACTGGACCGTGCTGCTGTCGGCCAACGCTAGCGGGGGGGCAGAGGAAAGGCCCTCACGGAAGCTCACCCAGCTGGGCGGTAGGATGTTCGAGATAGGGCAGGACGCATCACTGCGGTTCATCGTCACGGCTACAGGCGGGGGACGATATTCGTGTTCAACGCGCGTCGACGGCAGGAAGTCAGAAGCGAGGATCATTCTTCTGGCTCTTGTGAAAT tgactATAACTCCATTTCCCACCATAAACATGGACAGCAACGTGCGTCTGGAAGCCAGAGTCTCTCCCCCCTACGTCGTCGGAGGGGGGGCGTGGTATTCACCGATGGGTGTCCGTTTGCTCGCCAACACATCCTCCGTGGGCACCGTGCTGACCAAGCTGCCCCGTGTCACCGCCGACGACAGCGGCCTCTACACATGCAGCATCCGGGTTCGTGGGCGGAGTCAACAACGTATCTACAACTACACTCTGGCCGTCGCCGTGGACG TGAGGCACGTGGCAGCATTACCAAGTATTAAATATG gtcCCATGCACAGCGTGGCGGTTCTCTCCGAGTCTCCCGTCTCCCTCCCATGTCCCCCTGTCCTCGGTGACTACACGCGGCTCTACTGGTGGCGTCCAGACGCCTCACAGAACGTTCAGCCAGAGCTGGTCTACTTCTTGGACCACTGGAGGAACCGCAAGAAGCAGACCCAGCCCCACCTCCAGCTGCAGCGCTCTGCCTTCCCAGGGCACGCTGGGAACACCTCCTTCATCCTGAAGCCGGCAGCGCTCGCAGACGCAGGCCGCTATCAGTGCGAGGTCTTCCTGGACGACGAGGCGTTCGGGCAGGTCACCACTCTGACCGTTTTACGTG gctacagcagtctctcctcttcctctttgaaTCTGCGCTGTGATTACGCCGAGCGCTCTCAGGTGGCATCGGTGGGCTGGTCACACAAGCAGAGACCCGGCCTCCACCTGATGCAAAAAGCCATCATCGGCCGGGTGACCGTCACAGTGGCCCTCCCCGTCACCCCCGACACTGCCGGCCAGTACATTTGCACGTTGCACCTGAAAAGCGGTCGGGTCATCTCGTACCTGCACTCACTCACGCTGCCATCTACAG AGCGACCTTGCTGTGCGTCTGGCAACGTGAGCGGCGACTCTGCAGGCTCTTTGCTGACACCTGCCG AGGGCAACAGCGTGTCGGAGCCGTCCGTTCTTCTCCCCTCGCTCTCTCTTCTGCTCTTTCTGCTGCCCGTCTCTGCTGTGGCCGTGGGATTGTTGCTATGGAGACGGGGACGTTGCACCCTCAGTCGGA ATGCTGAACACACTCTGTCTCATTACTCTGGTGAAGTGGAGAACATTTATGAAAATCCTGAGGATCTGAGACAG CAGTCAACTCCACAAGCCACAGTGTATATG GCCCTGAAGCCCACAGACCAGATGGATGTGTACAGGGAATTAGACAG ATATGACAAGTGCTGTGATTAA